The following proteins are encoded in a genomic region of Streptomyces collinus Tu 365:
- a CDS encoding AMP-dependent synthetase/ligase codes for MQQAVHRCAPEEPPLSTPYPNAPYPNTPVSSGAPVSATDYDGRPVLVEPETRRLDGAVREAYVPPFAAPVTHGSLADLPFDNAEADPGAVVLSRRSDDGHWTDVTADGFAAQVLAVAKGLIAEGLVPGDRIAVMARTTYEWTLLDFAAWAAGLVTVPVYPTSSVYQTRWILHDSGAVALVTETAGQAAAIGPELGRIPDLGHLWVMEKGHVDRLAELGTQVPDGEVAVRRGMLGPDTLATLIYTSGTTGRPKGCALSHGNFFAEVDNAVELLYPIFKAKAGEEVSVLLFLPMSHVFGRMVAIACVRARVRLGHAPSLKAEDLLPDLAAFRPTCLLTIPYMLEKIYNSARAKAESGGRAAAFDRAASVAVRYGEALEARQTGAGGGPNRALRTARSFYDPLVYRRIRTAMGGRVKYAICGGSPLGRRLAAFYAGAGIEIFEGYGLTETTGASTVTPPLKPRLGTVGWPLPGTRVRIAADGEILLAGDHVLRGYWDPAAGGVVPATRDGWLPTGDLGELDDEGYLTITGRKKELLITAGGKSVAPAPLENWLRQHPLISQCMLVGDGRPYVAALVTLDPDGITHWRLMNGKHPVPPELLTDDAELTAVLQRAMDEANKLVSRPESIRRFTVLPVDFTEEAGHLTPSMKLRRERIMRDFASEVAALYTR; via the coding sequence ATGCAGCAAGCAGTGCACCGCTGCGCGCCCGAGGAGCCGCCGTTGTCCACCCCGTACCCGAACGCCCCGTACCCGAACACCCCCGTCTCCTCCGGCGCCCCCGTCTCGGCCACCGACTACGACGGCCGCCCCGTCCTCGTGGAGCCGGAGACCCGCCGCCTGGACGGAGCCGTACGGGAGGCGTACGTGCCGCCCTTCGCGGCACCGGTGACGCACGGCTCGCTCGCCGACCTGCCCTTCGACAACGCCGAGGCGGACCCCGGCGCGGTCGTGCTCAGCCGCAGGTCGGACGACGGCCACTGGACGGACGTGACCGCGGACGGGTTCGCCGCCCAGGTGCTCGCCGTGGCGAAGGGACTGATCGCGGAGGGCCTGGTGCCCGGCGACCGCATCGCCGTCATGGCCCGCACCACGTACGAGTGGACCCTGCTCGACTTCGCCGCCTGGGCGGCCGGCCTGGTCACCGTCCCCGTCTACCCCACCTCCTCCGTCTACCAGACCCGCTGGATCCTGCACGACTCCGGCGCCGTCGCCCTGGTCACCGAGACCGCGGGACAGGCCGCCGCCATCGGCCCCGAACTCGGACGCATACCGGACCTCGGACACCTGTGGGTCATGGAGAAGGGCCACGTCGACCGGCTGGCCGAGCTGGGCACGCAGGTACCCGACGGCGAAGTGGCCGTCCGCCGCGGCATGCTGGGCCCCGACACCCTCGCCACGCTCATCTACACCTCCGGCACCACCGGCCGCCCCAAGGGCTGCGCCCTCTCGCACGGCAACTTCTTCGCCGAGGTCGACAACGCCGTCGAACTCCTCTACCCGATCTTCAAGGCGAAGGCGGGCGAGGAGGTGTCGGTCCTGCTGTTCCTGCCCATGTCCCATGTCTTCGGGCGGATGGTGGCGATCGCCTGCGTCCGGGCCAGGGTGCGCCTCGGCCACGCCCCGAGCCTGAAGGCCGAGGACCTGCTGCCCGACCTCGCCGCCTTCCGGCCGACCTGCCTGCTGACCATCCCGTACATGCTGGAGAAGATCTACAACTCGGCGCGGGCCAAGGCCGAGTCCGGCGGCCGGGCCGCCGCCTTCGACCGGGCCGCCTCGGTCGCCGTGCGGTACGGGGAGGCGCTGGAGGCCCGCCAGACCGGTGCCGGTGGCGGCCCCAACCGCGCGCTGCGCACCGCCCGTTCCTTCTACGACCCGCTCGTCTACCGGCGCATCCGCACTGCCATGGGCGGCCGGGTCAAGTACGCCATCTGCGGCGGCTCGCCGCTCGGCCGCCGCCTCGCCGCCTTCTACGCCGGGGCGGGCATCGAGATCTTCGAGGGGTACGGCCTGACCGAGACCACCGGCGCCTCCACCGTCACCCCGCCGCTCAAGCCCCGCCTGGGCACGGTCGGCTGGCCGCTGCCCGGCACCCGGGTGCGGATCGCCGCCGACGGCGAGATCCTGCTCGCCGGCGACCACGTGCTGCGCGGCTACTGGGACCCGGCGGCCGGTGGCGTCGTCCCCGCCACCCGGGACGGCTGGCTGCCCACCGGCGACCTCGGCGAGCTGGACGACGAGGGCTACCTGACCATCACCGGCCGCAAGAAGGAACTGCTGATCACTGCGGGCGGCAAGTCGGTGGCCCCCGCGCCGCTGGAGAACTGGCTGCGCCAGCACCCGCTGATCTCCCAGTGCATGCTCGTCGGCGACGGCCGCCCCTACGTCGCCGCGCTCGTCACCCTCGACCCGGACGGCATCACCCACTGGCGCCTGATGAACGGCAAGCACCCCGTGCCGCCCGAACTCCTCACGGACGACGCCGAACTGACGGCCGTGCTGCAACGGGCGATGGACGAGGCCAACAAACTCGTCTCCCGGCCCGAGTCCATCCGCCGGTTCACCGTCCTGCCGGTGGACTTCACCGAGGAGGCCGGCCACCTGACCCCGTCGATGAAGCTGCGCCGCGAGCGGATCATGCGCGACTTCGCGTCCGAGGTGGCCGCGCTCTACACCCGCTGA
- a CDS encoding menaquinone biosynthetic enzyme MqnA/MqnD family protein, producing MDNSRTRPRVGHIQFLNCLPLYWGLARTGTLLDFELTKDTPEKLSEQLVRGDLDIGPVTLVEFLRNADDLVAFPDIAVGCDGDVMSCVIVSQVPLDRLDGARVALGSTSRTSVRLAQLLLAERFGVRPDYYTCPPDLSLMMQESDAAVLIGDAALRANLIDGPRYGLEVHDLGALWKEWTGLPFVFAVWAARRDYAEREPFITRKVHEAFLASRNLSLEEVGKVAEQAARWESFDEATLEQYFTTLDFSFGGPQLKAVAEFARRVGPTTGFPADVRVDLLQP from the coding sequence GTGGACAATTCTCGCACTCGGCCGCGCGTCGGCCACATCCAGTTCCTGAACTGCCTGCCCCTCTACTGGGGGCTCGCGAGAACCGGCACGCTCCTCGACTTCGAGCTCACGAAGGACACCCCGGAGAAGCTCAGCGAGCAGCTCGTGCGTGGCGACCTGGACATCGGTCCGGTCACCCTCGTGGAGTTCCTGCGCAACGCCGACGACCTCGTCGCCTTCCCGGACATCGCCGTCGGCTGCGACGGCGACGTGATGTCGTGCGTGATCGTCTCGCAGGTGCCCCTCGACCGGCTGGACGGCGCCAGGGTCGCCCTCGGCTCGACCTCCCGGACCTCGGTCCGGCTGGCCCAGCTCCTGCTGGCCGAGCGGTTCGGCGTGCGGCCCGACTACTACACCTGCCCGCCCGACCTGAGCCTGATGATGCAGGAGTCGGACGCCGCCGTCCTCATCGGCGACGCCGCCCTGCGCGCCAACCTGATCGACGGACCCCGCTACGGCCTCGAGGTGCACGACCTGGGCGCGCTGTGGAAGGAGTGGACCGGCCTGCCGTTCGTCTTCGCGGTCTGGGCGGCCCGGCGCGACTACGCGGAACGCGAGCCGTTCATCACCCGCAAGGTCCACGAGGCCTTCCTCGCCTCCCGCAACCTCTCCCTGGAGGAGGTCGGCAAGGTCGCCGAACAGGCCGCCCGCTGGGAGTCCTTCGACGAGGCCACCCTGGAGCAGTACTTCACCACCCTCGACTTCAGCTTCGGCGGACCGCAGCTGAAGGCGGTCGCGGAGTTCGCCCGCCGGGTCGGCCCCACGACCGGCTTCCCGGCGGACGTACGGGTGGACCTGCTTCAGCCGTGA
- a CDS encoding AfsR/SARP family transcriptional regulator, translating into MRFNILGSLEGWHGERRLRLGSPTQERVLVTLLLESGRMVPVPRLVAAAWDDEPPQTAGHQIRKAVAALRTRIPGGASLIVTDGAGYRAVLGDNELDLDEFGRRAAEARQAVAAGRPAEAVGHLRACLDLWRGPVLSGAGGAVISAASAALEERHMAVAEQYFELQLELGESGQLIGPLRELVNAHPLRETLRGRLMLALYRAGRQADALEEFGRVRELLVEELGIDPGAELTRLYEAILRDSPEVAPRVPQSVSDRAALLVPAPLAEPDRSEPAPCTLPYDLPDFTGRDEELDRLLEVGRDPAGQGTRIVGVDGMGGSGKTALAVHAAHLLAADYPDGQLFVDLRGFSPGEKAQEPGAVLHSLLRTVGIPDDRIPDDLERRTLLWRTVSAQRKMLLLLDNAADAAQVLPLLPASEDCLAILTSRVRMLELDGAEWLSLGLLSADDSTTLLTRMLGTQRTAAEPDAVAELARLCCGLPLALRITTARLRNRPRWTVRYLVDRLADETRRLRELSAGERSVEATLRLSYQAMEADRRVAFRLLGLHPGSAIDVHSAAALLGTDVHDAEDVLEHLLDAHLLEQHEAGLYGFHDLVRTYAMSVREVQDDEEGAVERLVVYYMLATDRSCDVLFPGRNRFGEPPDEGTPELPRIEGRDQALRWFDREHEALLAVVAQAGAQRLHSTAALLARNVLFYLHLRGHYEEFRVVNRIAVTACRQLDDPGLLSLSLSNLAVAHWWLGDFQDGITTAQEGLEVAAGHDRRTEASCLDVLGLLHGALGNFDAARTYLAQGIALHGELGAVRMEAQALANLSTVQTWAGHYAEGARYAARATELNRRIGERGNEIHSLTYLALAHLGTGEDERARACLSQALELCDDSRQPGNVAFVLAHWARICQRLGEQDAAAEHAERALDLVSAEGTVLRQAAVVNVVGLVHLRGGAPARAMELHRHAHELASRLGYRFETARALHGMAEAAQALGDEPTASRHQSAADELYDAMGVTPEGRRL; encoded by the coding sequence GTGCGCTTCAACATCCTCGGCTCGTTGGAAGGCTGGCACGGCGAACGGCGGCTGCGACTCGGCAGCCCCACCCAGGAACGGGTGCTCGTCACGCTCCTGCTCGAATCCGGGCGCATGGTGCCGGTGCCGCGTCTGGTGGCCGCCGCCTGGGACGACGAGCCGCCGCAGACCGCGGGCCACCAGATCCGCAAGGCAGTCGCCGCGCTGCGCACCCGCATCCCCGGCGGCGCCTCGCTGATCGTCACCGACGGCGCCGGTTACCGGGCCGTCCTCGGCGACAACGAGCTGGACCTGGACGAGTTCGGCCGCCGTGCGGCCGAGGCCCGGCAGGCGGTGGCCGCCGGACGGCCCGCCGAGGCGGTCGGCCATCTGCGGGCCTGTCTGGACCTGTGGCGCGGCCCGGTGCTGTCCGGCGCGGGCGGCGCGGTGATCTCCGCGGCCTCCGCGGCGCTCGAGGAGCGCCACATGGCGGTCGCCGAGCAGTACTTCGAACTCCAGCTGGAACTCGGTGAATCGGGCCAGCTCATCGGTCCTCTACGCGAGTTGGTCAACGCCCACCCGCTGCGGGAGACCCTGCGCGGACGGCTGATGCTCGCCCTGTACCGGGCGGGCCGGCAGGCGGACGCCCTGGAGGAGTTCGGCCGGGTGCGCGAACTGCTCGTCGAGGAGCTGGGCATCGACCCGGGCGCCGAGCTGACCCGGCTGTACGAGGCCATCCTGCGCGACAGCCCCGAGGTGGCGCCCCGCGTCCCGCAGTCCGTGTCCGACCGCGCCGCCCTCCTCGTCCCCGCCCCGCTCGCCGAGCCCGACCGGTCCGAGCCCGCGCCCTGCACCCTGCCCTACGACCTGCCGGACTTCACCGGCCGGGACGAGGAACTGGACCGGTTGCTTGAGGTGGGCCGGGACCCCGCCGGGCAGGGCACCCGGATCGTCGGCGTGGACGGCATGGGCGGCAGCGGCAAGACCGCGCTCGCCGTGCACGCGGCCCACCTGCTCGCCGCGGACTACCCGGACGGTCAGCTCTTCGTCGATCTGCGCGGGTTCAGCCCGGGCGAGAAGGCCCAGGAACCGGGCGCCGTCCTGCACTCCCTGCTGCGCACCGTCGGCATCCCGGACGACCGGATCCCGGACGACCTGGAGCGCCGCACCCTCCTCTGGCGAACCGTTTCCGCCCAGCGCAAGATGCTGCTCCTGCTCGACAACGCCGCCGACGCCGCCCAGGTGCTGCCCCTGCTGCCCGCCTCCGAGGACTGCCTGGCCATCCTCACCAGCCGGGTCCGCATGCTCGAACTCGACGGCGCCGAATGGCTCTCCCTCGGCCTGCTCTCGGCCGACGACAGCACCACCCTGCTCACCCGCATGCTCGGCACCCAGCGCACCGCCGCCGAGCCCGACGCCGTCGCCGAACTGGCCCGGCTGTGCTGCGGCCTGCCGCTCGCCCTGCGCATCACCACCGCCCGGCTGCGCAACCGGCCCCGCTGGACCGTCCGGTACCTGGTCGACCGGCTCGCCGACGAGACCCGGCGGCTGCGCGAACTGAGCGCCGGCGAACGCAGCGTCGAGGCCACCCTCAGACTGTCGTACCAGGCGATGGAGGCGGACCGGCGCGTCGCGTTCCGGCTGCTCGGACTGCATCCGGGCAGCGCCATCGACGTCCACTCGGCCGCCGCGCTGCTCGGCACCGACGTCCACGACGCCGAGGACGTCCTGGAACACCTGCTCGACGCGCACCTGCTGGAGCAGCACGAGGCGGGCCTGTACGGCTTCCACGACCTGGTGCGCACGTACGCGATGAGCGTGCGGGAGGTGCAGGACGACGAGGAGGGCGCGGTCGAGCGGCTGGTCGTGTACTACATGCTCGCCACCGACCGCTCCTGCGACGTGCTCTTCCCCGGCCGCAACCGGTTCGGCGAGCCACCGGACGAGGGCACGCCCGAGCTGCCCCGGATCGAGGGCCGGGACCAGGCGCTGCGCTGGTTCGACCGGGAGCACGAGGCGCTGCTCGCGGTCGTCGCGCAGGCCGGCGCGCAGCGGCTGCACAGCACGGCCGCCCTGCTCGCCCGCAACGTGCTGTTCTACCTCCACCTGCGCGGCCACTACGAGGAGTTCCGGGTCGTCAACCGGATCGCGGTCACCGCCTGCCGGCAGCTCGACGACCCGGGGCTGCTGAGCCTGAGCCTGTCCAACCTGGCCGTGGCCCACTGGTGGCTCGGCGACTTCCAGGACGGCATCACGACCGCCCAGGAGGGTCTGGAGGTGGCCGCGGGCCACGACCGGCGCACCGAGGCGAGCTGCCTCGACGTGCTCGGCCTGCTGCACGGCGCGCTCGGCAACTTCGACGCGGCCCGCACCTACCTCGCCCAGGGCATCGCCCTGCACGGGGAGCTGGGCGCGGTCCGGATGGAGGCCCAGGCGCTGGCCAACCTCAGCACCGTGCAGACCTGGGCGGGGCACTACGCCGAGGGCGCCCGGTACGCGGCCCGGGCCACCGAACTGAACCGGCGCATCGGCGAGCGCGGCAACGAGATCCACTCGCTGACCTACCTGGCGCTGGCCCACCTCGGCACCGGGGAGGACGAGCGGGCGCGCGCCTGCCTCTCCCAGGCACTCGAACTGTGCGACGACTCCCGGCAGCCCGGGAACGTCGCCTTCGTGCTGGCGCACTGGGCCCGGATCTGCCAGCGCCTCGGCGAGCAGGACGCGGCCGCCGAGCACGCCGAGCGCGCCCTGGACCTGGTCTCCGCGGAGGGCACGGTGCTGCGCCAGGCGGCCGTGGTCAACGTGGTCGGTCTGGTCCACCTGCGCGGCGGCGCCCCCGCCCGGGCGATGGAACTCCACCGGCACGCCCATGAGCTGGCCTCCCGGCTCGGCTACCGCTTCGAGACGGCCCGCGCCCTGCACGGCATGGCCGAGGCGGCACAGGCCCTGGGCGACGAACCGACGGCGTCGCGCCACCAGTCGGCGGCGGACGAGCTGTACGACGCGATGGGGGTGACCCCGGAGGGCCGCCGCCTGTGA
- a CDS encoding class I SAM-dependent methyltransferase gives MTDAQAPSGPVPSGPPAHDFIAATRVFWDTVADDYAERFRDEFAGRPLEPALLATYAELVGPGGRVADLGCGPGRVTGRLAALGLDVFGLDLSQSMLAIARRENPGLRFELGSMLELDLPDGALSGVVSWYSSIHTPAERLPALFAEFHRVLAPGGHLLLGFQAGDHTRRHDRPWGHPVVLDFHRRRPEHVAELLTDTGFGILSRTVREPSESLGEQVAQAFLFARKPGPEEAQKQLKPGVPGA, from the coding sequence ATGACTGACGCCCAGGCCCCTTCCGGCCCCGTTCCTTCCGGGCCGCCCGCCCACGACTTCATCGCCGCCACCCGCGTCTTCTGGGACACCGTCGCCGACGACTACGCCGAGCGCTTCCGGGACGAGTTCGCGGGCCGGCCCCTGGAGCCGGCCCTGCTCGCCACGTACGCCGAACTCGTCGGTCCCGGCGGCCGGGTGGCCGACCTCGGCTGCGGCCCGGGGCGGGTGACGGGGCGCCTCGCCGCGCTCGGCCTGGACGTGTTCGGGCTCGACCTGTCGCAGTCCATGCTCGCGATCGCCCGGCGGGAGAACCCGGGGCTGCGCTTCGAGCTCGGCTCCATGCTGGAGCTCGACCTCCCGGACGGCGCGCTGTCCGGGGTCGTCTCCTGGTACTCCAGCATCCACACCCCCGCCGAGCGGTTGCCCGCGCTCTTCGCCGAGTTCCACCGGGTGCTGGCGCCGGGAGGCCACCTCCTGCTCGGCTTCCAGGCCGGGGACCACACCCGCCGCCACGACCGGCCCTGGGGCCACCCGGTGGTGCTGGACTTCCACCGGCGCCGCCCCGAGCACGTCGCGGAGCTGCTCACCGATACCGGTTTCGGCATCCTCTCCCGGACCGTGCGCGAACCCTCGGAATCCCTCGGTGAGCAGGTGGCACAGGCCTTCCTGTTCGCCCGGAAACCCGGCCCCGAGGAGGCCCAGAAGCAGTTGAAACCAGGAGTACCGGGAGCCTGA
- a CDS encoding AfsR/SARP family transcriptional regulator — protein sequence MLKFSILGALQIRTVSGPAEISGDLQRVLVQTLLVSEGQPVSGESLVEEMWGDSVPDNQSNALQAHVSRLRRKLRGLEPGRSGPRVTIHPSGYRLAVADGELDAAEFVRTVRQAESAAPGDAERTARLLGDALALWRGPVFGGFTGGTLCQLAGARYEEYRMRAMELRFDAELRLGRHAAVLAELTEAHTNHPLRERFCEQLMVALYCSGRQADALDVFRRMRRHLDDELGIQPSPALRQVESAILCHDPALTGDARSPLLQLA from the coding sequence ATGCTGAAGTTCTCGATCCTCGGGGCACTGCAGATCCGTACCGTGTCCGGCCCGGCGGAGATCTCCGGCGATCTGCAGCGCGTTCTGGTGCAGACGCTGCTGGTCAGCGAGGGTCAGCCGGTGTCCGGGGAGAGCCTGGTCGAGGAGATGTGGGGCGACAGCGTCCCCGACAACCAGTCCAACGCCCTGCAGGCCCACGTCAGCAGGCTGCGCCGCAAACTGCGCGGCCTGGAGCCGGGCCGGTCCGGGCCCCGGGTGACCATCCACCCCTCCGGCTACCGGCTCGCCGTGGCCGACGGCGAGCTCGACGCCGCCGAGTTCGTCAGGACCGTACGGCAGGCCGAGTCGGCCGCACCGGGGGACGCGGAGCGCACCGCGCGGCTGCTCGGCGACGCCCTGGCCCTGTGGCGCGGCCCGGTCTTCGGCGGGTTCACCGGCGGGACGCTGTGCCAGCTCGCCGGCGCCCGCTACGAGGAGTACCGGATGCGCGCCATGGAACTGCGCTTCGACGCCGAACTGCGGCTCGGGCGGCACGCGGCGGTGCTCGCCGAGCTGACCGAGGCCCACACCAACCACCCGCTGCGCGAGCGCTTCTGCGAACAGCTGATGGTCGCCCTGTACTGCTCGGGCCGGCAGGCGGACGCCCTCGACGTCTTCCGCCGGATGCGCCGTCACCTCGACGACGAGCTCGGAATCCAGCCATCTCCGGCCCTGCGGCAGGTCGAAAGCGCCATTCTCTGCCACGACCCGGCCCTGACCGGCGATGCGCGTTCTCCTCTCCTCCAACTGGCCTGA
- a CDS encoding MaoC family dehydratase, with protein MADRYPSSAGPAPSGGAPAAVSLASAPALAPLLARGALRSPFKRPAPDAAFPRTRLVLPGLRVDLARLAAYERVCGFAPGAADGEDALPVTYPHVLGFPLAMRLMSRRDFPLPLLGLVHTSIEITHRAAVPAGGTHELAVHVEALAPHRRGTEATVVTELRSGGAPVWESRSTYLARHRTAHSPAGTGPERSPAPLPAVAEWRIGADVGRRYGAASGDRNPIHLHPFTARLFGFPRAVAHGMWTVARCLAAHGTGGAATVRAEFRAPVLLPGTVGYGADGTGRFELRAPDGRLHLTGQVRPLAQGARG; from the coding sequence ATGGCCGACCGCTACCCGAGCTCCGCCGGCCCGGCCCCGAGCGGTGGGGCTCCCGCCGCCGTGTCCCTGGCCTCCGCCCCCGCGCTGGCCCCGCTGCTGGCCCGCGGCGCCCTGCGCTCGCCCTTCAAGCGCCCCGCCCCGGACGCGGCCTTCCCGCGCACCCGCCTGGTGCTGCCCGGCCTGCGCGTGGACCTGGCCCGGCTGGCGGCCTACGAGCGGGTGTGCGGCTTCGCGCCCGGCGCCGCCGACGGCGAGGACGCGCTGCCCGTCACCTATCCGCACGTCCTCGGCTTCCCGCTGGCCATGCGGCTGATGAGCCGCCGGGACTTCCCGCTGCCGCTGCTGGGCCTGGTGCACACCTCGATCGAGATCACGCACCGCGCCGCCGTACCGGCCGGCGGCACCCACGAACTCGCCGTGCACGTCGAGGCGCTGGCGCCGCACCGGCGCGGGACCGAGGCCACCGTGGTCACGGAGCTGCGGAGCGGCGGCGCGCCCGTGTGGGAGTCCCGCAGCACCTACCTGGCCCGGCACCGCACCGCCCACTCCCCTGCCGGGACCGGCCCGGAGCGCTCACCGGCACCGCTGCCCGCGGTGGCCGAGTGGCGGATCGGCGCGGACGTCGGCCGCCGCTACGGGGCCGCCTCCGGCGACCGCAACCCCATCCACCTGCACCCCTTCACCGCGCGCCTCTTCGGCTTCCCGCGCGCCGTCGCGCACGGCATGTGGACCGTCGCCCGCTGCCTGGCCGCCCACGGCACCGGCGGGGCCGCCACGGTCCGGGCCGAGTTCCGGGCGCCCGTGCTGCTGCCGGGGACGGTCGGCTACGGCGCGGACGGCACCGGCCGCTTCGAACTCCGGGCCCCGGACGGCAGACTCCACCTGACGGGCCAGGTACGGCCACTGGCCCAGGGGGCACGCGGATAG
- a CDS encoding prepilin peptidase translates to MSTALTSTALTDLAEASTGVLVLVAVLWGAAAGALLPRAAYRFAAPEEEPWRDRCPAGHPVHGWLGRTVCRECGRAPCPATPSAARLAVATAVVCAVLAVATGTRPELAVWLLLTPVWVLLAAVDLRVRRLPDPLTLPLAAAALALLGLAALLPEHAGHWPTALYGALALGGGYFVLCLVNPAGMGFGDVKLALGAGAVLGWYGWPTLLLGTFAGFALGALYGGALVLARRAGRKTGIPFGPFLLAGTVAGLLVGAYAA, encoded by the coding sequence ATGAGCACCGCACTGACCAGCACCGCACTGACCGACTTGGCCGAGGCGAGCACCGGTGTGCTGGTCCTCGTCGCCGTGCTGTGGGGCGCGGCGGCGGGCGCTCTGCTCCCGCGGGCCGCCTACCGCTTCGCCGCCCCGGAGGAGGAGCCCTGGCGCGACCGGTGCCCGGCGGGCCACCCCGTCCACGGCTGGCTCGGCCGGACGGTGTGCCGGGAGTGCGGCCGGGCTCCGTGCCCGGCGACCCCCTCCGCGGCCCGGCTCGCCGTCGCCACCGCCGTGGTCTGCGCCGTGCTCGCCGTGGCCACCGGCACCCGGCCCGAGCTGGCCGTCTGGCTGCTGCTCACCCCGGTGTGGGTGCTGCTGGCCGCCGTCGACCTGCGGGTGCGGCGGCTGCCCGACCCGCTCACCCTGCCGCTCGCGGCCGCGGCGCTCGCCCTGCTCGGACTGGCCGCGCTGCTGCCCGAGCACGCCGGGCACTGGCCCACCGCGCTGTACGGCGCCCTCGCGCTCGGCGGCGGCTACTTCGTGCTGTGCCTCGTCAACCCGGCGGGCATGGGCTTCGGCGACGTGAAGCTGGCCCTGGGCGCGGGCGCCGTCCTCGGCTGGTACGGCTGGCCGACCCTCCTGCTCGGCACCTTCGCCGGTTTCGCGCTCGGCGCGCTCTACGGCGGCGCGCTGGTCCTCGCCCGGCGGGCGGGCCGCAAGACGGGGATCCCGTTCGGGCCGTTCCTCCTCGCGGGAACCGTCGCGGGCCTGCTGGTCGGCGCGTACGCGGCCTGA
- a CDS encoding cold-shock protein has product MATGTVKWFNAEKGFGFIAQEGGGPDVFVHYSAINATGFRSLEENQQVSFDVTQGPKGPQAENVTPV; this is encoded by the coding sequence ATGGCTACCGGAACCGTTAAGTGGTTCAACGCCGAAAAGGGCTTTGGCTTCATCGCCCAGGAGGGCGGCGGCCCCGACGTCTTCGTTCACTACTCCGCGATCAACGCCACCGGCTTCCGCTCCCTCGAGGAGAACCAGCAGGTGAGCTTCGACGTGACGCAGGGCCCGAAGGGCCCGCAGGCGGAGAACGTCACCCCCGTCTGA
- a CDS encoding biotin carboxylase, translated as MKEDNDVRRIFLLNPDQRLVREAAHAGVQVRSVRVDATDEAALRAPLREAAEAGLCVNPARALRVLSDPAAVQRLVRDNRLSPGGTQVASGDLRLTVETLSVHGMHQTAGITAVTPYGLLHPAPLTDDTAAEVRAVVTALLDLTGYQYGPAHTSVAVTPRGPVITGSRAGLGDDPVPELVKAAGGFDLAAAAIEVLAGRLVDAVRPNRFAAAALLSPPWRMKTTDVGGLPHVRHVTPPQALRPGHLVVHADSPEGAARRVASLKDLVVGDDR; from the coding sequence ATGAAAGAAGACAACGACGTCCGCCGGATCTTCCTGCTCAACCCGGACCAGCGCCTCGTCCGCGAGGCGGCGCACGCCGGTGTCCAAGTGCGCTCCGTCCGGGTCGACGCAACCGACGAGGCGGCACTGCGCGCGCCGCTCAGGGAAGCCGCCGAGGCCGGACTGTGCGTCAACCCCGCACGCGCCCTCAGAGTGCTGTCCGACCCCGCCGCCGTACAACGCCTGGTCCGCGACAACCGGCTCTCGCCCGGCGGCACCCAGGTGGCGTCCGGCGACCTGCGGCTGACCGTGGAGACGCTCAGCGTGCACGGCATGCACCAGACGGCCGGCATCACCGCGGTCACCCCCTACGGCCTGCTGCACCCGGCCCCGCTCACCGACGACACGGCCGCCGAGGTGCGCGCCGTGGTGACCGCGCTGCTGGACCTCACCGGGTACCAGTACGGCCCGGCCCACACCAGCGTCGCCGTCACCCCGCGCGGCCCGGTGATCACCGGCAGCCGGGCGGGCCTCGGCGACGACCCGGTGCCCGAACTGGTGAAGGCGGCCGGCGGGTTCGACCTCGCGGCCGCGGCCATCGAGGTGCTCGCCGGACGGCTGGTCGACGCCGTGCGCCCGAACCGGTTCGCCGCGGCGGCCCTGCTGAGCCCGCCGTGGCGGATGAAGACCACCGACGTCGGGGGACTGCCGCACGTCCGGCACGTCACACCGCCCCAGGCGCTGCGCCCCGGGCACCTCGTCGTGCACGCCGACTCCCCCGAGGGCGCCGCCCGCCGGGTGGCCTCGCTGAAGGACCTGGTGGTCGGCGACGACCGCTGA